One genomic region from Cryptosporangium aurantiacum encodes:
- a CDS encoding helix-turn-helix transcriptional regulator produces the protein MADTSARILRLLSLLEARVEWPGAELAERLDVSARTLRRDVDTLRELGYPVDAVKGPGGGYRLGRGGKLPPLVLDDDQAIAIALALQTAPATVTGIDDAVTRALTTLRQVMPTRLRAASEAFEVTSLRNYWEFSAPPIDIATLQTVGAAIRTSRVLRFDYRDPTGATPAPGQPGFRPPREVEPHHLVVWAGRWYLIARDHRHRTWHTYRVDRIHHRSPAGVAFTPHPLTDDDLTRLVVQNPDRGDTPGPWQCVGSATLELPAGVVARWAPGGSVVQPLDPHHSRLTICGWSWTGVAGLFITFDTGLSDVEPPELVAALGRIGQRLRAIASQPTNPSG, from the coding sequence GTGGCCGACACCTCCGCACGGATCTTGCGTCTGCTGTCCCTACTCGAGGCGCGGGTGGAGTGGCCCGGGGCCGAGCTCGCCGAGCGGCTCGACGTGTCGGCTCGCACCTTGCGGCGCGACGTCGACACGCTGCGGGAGCTCGGCTACCCCGTCGACGCCGTCAAGGGTCCCGGCGGCGGGTACCGGCTCGGGCGTGGAGGAAAGCTCCCCCCGCTCGTCCTCGACGATGACCAGGCCATCGCCATCGCCCTGGCTCTGCAGACCGCGCCGGCGACCGTCACCGGAATCGACGACGCCGTCACCCGCGCGCTGACCACGCTGCGTCAGGTCATGCCCACCCGGCTGCGAGCCGCGAGCGAAGCCTTCGAGGTGACCAGCCTGCGCAACTACTGGGAGTTCTCGGCCCCACCCATCGACATCGCCACCCTGCAGACCGTCGGCGCCGCGATCCGTACCAGCCGCGTCCTACGCTTCGACTACCGCGACCCGACCGGCGCGACCCCCGCGCCCGGTCAGCCCGGCTTCCGCCCACCCCGAGAGGTCGAGCCCCACCACCTGGTCGTCTGGGCCGGCCGTTGGTACCTCATCGCCCGCGACCACCGGCACCGGACCTGGCACACCTACCGCGTCGACCGGATCCACCACCGCTCCCCCGCCGGGGTGGCCTTCACGCCTCACCCCCTCACCGACGACGACCTCACCCGACTCGTCGTGCAGAACCCCGACCGCGGGGACACTCCCGGCCCCTGGCAGTGCGTCGGGTCAGCCACCCTCGAGCTACCCGCCGGCGTCGTCGCCCGCTGGGCACCCGGCGGCTCCGTCGTTCAACCGCTCGACCCCCACCACAGTCGGCTCACCATCTGCGGTTGGTCCTGGACCGGGGTCGCCGGCCTCTTCATCACGTTCGACACGGGCCTGAGCGATGTCGAGCCACCGGAACTCGTGGCCGCGTTGGGGCGGATCGGTCAGCGACTGCGAGCCATAGCCTCCCAGCCGACCAACCCCTCCGGCTGA
- a CDS encoding MFS transporter produces MTQNPSPPAPSDQSAPVAGRRASLALLVVLFASFMDLLDVTIVTVAAPDIATDLHATQAQLQWTLAAYTLALGSGLITGGRIGDDYGRRKVFLVSLACFAVASAACALAPSAEALIAVRVVQGLAGGFMVPQVFGIIRSSFEPAAMAKAFGAFGAVQGLAAVAGPLLGGALVDADLWGLGWRTIFWINVPVAAVALLLGARVLPESTAPVRARLDFTGAVLAAAAVVLVLLPLVQGRDWGWPWWGWALLAAGVVLLAVFVAYERRVTSRGGEPVLEPALLAVRPFTAGLAASVLFFGALAAFFLVLSIYLQAGTGRSAWDTGLVLLPYALGSMITSGAGVALAGKAGRALLVTGSLTLAASQGLLWLLVRDGGTPGYWSLAGVMFLGGLGLGLGAPILVNVVLAGVPGRHAGAAGGVLSTVNQIGGAVGVAVLGTVFFNALVPTDSSTAGDTAVVFGHALAQVLPWQVAAYLLAAAVMLALPKTAAVHQH; encoded by the coding sequence ATGACGCAGAATCCCTCACCTCCAGCTCCGTCTGATCAGTCCGCGCCGGTCGCGGGCCGACGCGCGTCGCTGGCGCTGCTCGTTGTGCTGTTCGCCTCGTTCATGGACCTTCTCGACGTCACGATCGTCACCGTCGCCGCCCCCGACATCGCCACCGATCTGCACGCCACGCAAGCGCAGTTGCAGTGGACGCTCGCCGCCTACACCCTGGCCCTGGGATCGGGCCTGATCACCGGCGGACGGATCGGGGACGACTACGGCCGCCGCAAGGTGTTCCTCGTCTCCCTGGCGTGCTTCGCGGTCGCGTCCGCGGCGTGCGCTCTCGCCCCGTCGGCCGAGGCGTTGATCGCGGTCCGGGTGGTGCAGGGCCTGGCGGGCGGGTTCATGGTCCCGCAGGTGTTCGGGATCATTCGGTCCTCGTTCGAGCCGGCCGCGATGGCCAAGGCGTTCGGCGCGTTCGGCGCCGTGCAAGGCCTGGCCGCGGTCGCCGGGCCACTGCTCGGCGGCGCGCTCGTCGACGCCGACCTGTGGGGCCTGGGCTGGCGCACGATCTTCTGGATCAACGTCCCCGTCGCCGCCGTCGCTCTGCTGCTGGGAGCACGGGTGCTGCCGGAGTCCACCGCACCGGTGCGGGCACGCCTGGACTTCACCGGTGCGGTCCTCGCCGCAGCCGCGGTCGTGCTGGTCCTGCTGCCGCTGGTGCAGGGCCGGGACTGGGGTTGGCCGTGGTGGGGGTGGGCCCTCCTCGCGGCCGGGGTGGTCCTGCTCGCCGTCTTCGTGGCCTATGAGCGGCGCGTCACGTCGCGCGGCGGGGAACCGGTCCTGGAGCCCGCGCTGCTGGCCGTGCGCCCGTTCACCGCCGGCCTCGCGGCGTCGGTGCTGTTCTTCGGGGCACTGGCCGCGTTCTTCCTGGTCCTGTCGATCTACCTGCAAGCCGGTACCGGACGTTCGGCCTGGGACACCGGCCTGGTGCTCCTGCCGTATGCGCTCGGGTCGATGATCACCTCCGGGGCCGGAGTCGCCCTCGCGGGCAAGGCCGGGCGCGCCCTGCTCGTCACCGGGTCCCTCACACTGGCCGCATCGCAGGGCCTGCTGTGGCTCCTCGTCCGCGACGGCGGCACACCAGGCTACTGGTCCCTGGCCGGGGTCATGTTCCTCGGCGGACTCGGGCTGGGGCTGGGCGCCCCGATCCTGGTCAACGTCGTCCTCGCCGGCGTCCCCGGTCGGCACGCCGGCGCCGCAGGCGGGGTGCTGTCCACCGTCAACCAGATCGGCGGAGCCGTCGGCGTCGCCGTCTTGGGAACCGTCTTCTTCAACGCCCTCGTCCCCACCGACAGCTCGACGGCGGGGGACACCGCCGTGGTGTTCGGGCACGCCCTCGCGCAGGTTCTGCCCTGGCAGGTCGCCGCCTACCTCCTGGCCGCAGCCGTGATGCTCGCACTTCCCAAGACCGCCGCCGTTCATCAGCACTGA
- a CDS encoding TolB family protein — translation MHTRRIGAVIALLAAGVLLLAPGPDRAGRIPAQLPRELAGPALTTVSVTTDTTGPAALIAGYPDLPVVGDMSGGQNVVVGADNSYRTVPSDSRLDPRGRYLLLAGEDGALTRLNLADRSTRRYDIGTDGYTVAMAIAPDGNTALVGPTPDRHTAPVQIDALHLLDLRTGESRNLGVRASAAAFSPDGTRIVVTTGDRSDNVVIDPATDTRTPGRPRGLIAGDDAWSPDGRLLAYQTFGEPTVELAPVDGASEPTTLTDVGTFLGWRDATTILVYDYGGRLRTIGTDGTAAQVMRMPERTGITDAAGALIPDLVFDETTDPDRGPWWLRFRWPLLAVTLLTLLMTAPSIVSRRRRTAV, via the coding sequence GTGCACACCCGACGGATCGGCGCGGTCATCGCTCTCCTCGCAGCGGGAGTCCTTCTGCTCGCCCCCGGGCCGGACCGGGCCGGGCGCATCCCTGCGCAGCTACCTCGCGAACTCGCCGGGCCGGCGCTCACCACCGTGTCGGTGACCACCGACACCACCGGCCCGGCCGCACTAATCGCCGGCTACCCTGATCTCCCCGTCGTCGGCGACATGAGCGGCGGACAGAACGTCGTCGTCGGCGCGGACAACTCCTACCGCACCGTGCCGAGCGACAGCCGGCTCGATCCGCGTGGCCGGTATCTGCTGCTGGCCGGTGAGGACGGGGCGCTCACCAGGCTGAACCTCGCGGACCGGAGTACCCGCCGGTACGACATCGGAACCGACGGCTACACCGTGGCGATGGCGATCGCCCCCGACGGGAACACGGCCCTCGTCGGCCCGACTCCCGACCGTCACACGGCGCCGGTCCAGATCGACGCCCTGCACCTGCTCGACCTTCGCACCGGCGAGTCCCGGAACCTCGGCGTTCGGGCGTCGGCAGCGGCGTTCTCACCCGACGGCACACGCATCGTCGTAACGACCGGCGACCGCAGCGACAACGTCGTGATCGACCCGGCCACCGACACCCGGACCCCGGGCCGTCCCCGCGGCCTGATCGCCGGGGACGACGCCTGGTCACCCGACGGACGACTGCTCGCCTACCAGACCTTCGGAGAGCCCACCGTCGAGCTCGCGCCGGTCGACGGCGCCTCCGAGCCCACTACGCTGACCGACGTCGGCACGTTCCTCGGCTGGCGCGACGCCACCACCATCCTGGTCTACGACTACGGCGGTCGTCTCCGCACGATCGGCACCGACGGCACCGCCGCGCAGGTCATGCGGATGCCAGAGCGCACCGGCATCACCGACGCTGCCGGGGCACTGATCCCCGACCTCGTCTTCGACGAGACCACCGATCCGGACCGCGGCCCCTGGTGGCTGCGGTTCCGCTGGCCCCTGCTGGCCGTGACGCTCCTGACGCTCCTCATGACCGCCCCCTCGATCGTGAGCCGACGACGCCGGACCGCCGTCTGA
- a CDS encoding GNAT family N-acetyltransferase — translation MTSGLRLRHRRPDDVEAVAAFLARYHAEVVARKSELMRPLEHPAVIAVDAGRLIGVVTYVVDGAVCELLTVHTDDRLRGVGTALIEGVVQRAAALGCTRLELVTTNDNVEALRFYQRREFRLVGIRPGAVDEARRALKPSIPATGNFGIPIRDEIDLARTVRPTNAGHPGPAQ, via the coding sequence GTGACCTCCGGGCTGCGCCTCCGCCACCGCCGACCGGACGACGTCGAGGCCGTCGCCGCATTCCTGGCCCGCTACCACGCCGAGGTGGTGGCGCGGAAGAGCGAGCTAATGCGGCCGCTGGAGCATCCGGCGGTGATCGCGGTGGACGCCGGGCGGCTGATCGGCGTGGTGACGTACGTTGTCGACGGCGCGGTATGTGAACTGCTGACCGTGCACACCGACGATCGTCTGCGTGGGGTCGGGACCGCGTTGATCGAGGGTGTGGTGCAGCGTGCGGCCGCGCTGGGCTGCACCCGCCTGGAGTTGGTGACGACGAACGACAACGTCGAAGCCCTGCGGTTTTATCAGCGGCGGGAATTCCGGCTGGTGGGGATCCGCCCGGGCGCTGTCGACGAGGCGCGGCGCGCGCTCAAGCCGAGCATTCCCGCGACCGGCAACTTCGGAATTCCGATCCGCGACGAAATCGACCTGGCCCGCACGGTGCGACCGACGAACGCAGGGCACCCGGGACCGGCGCAGTGA
- a CDS encoding peptidoglycan-binding domain-containing protein: MTMRKRVAVAAAVLALGGGLAVLPSSPAAAAYTCRYSERGIYAYAGYYSGNTVQPSSTGVSNAGIEAQCLLKAYGYPPGTIDGVFGTNSRSAAKAFQRHMNLAFDAGLVEDGKVGPATWPWLREMVAITTSP; encoded by the coding sequence ATGACCATGCGCAAGCGCGTCGCCGTGGCGGCGGCCGTCCTCGCACTGGGAGGCGGCCTCGCCGTGCTTCCCTCGAGCCCGGCGGCCGCGGCCTACACGTGCCGCTACTCGGAGCGGGGCATCTACGCCTACGCCGGCTACTACTCGGGTAACACCGTGCAGCCGTCGTCGACCGGCGTATCCAACGCCGGCATCGAGGCGCAGTGCCTGCTCAAGGCGTACGGATACCCGCCCGGCACGATCGACGGCGTCTTCGGCACCAACTCGCGGTCCGCGGCGAAGGCGTTCCAGAGGCATATGAACCTAGCGTTCGACGCCGGCCTCGTCGAGGACGGCAAGGTCGGCCCGGCGACCTGGCCGTGGCTGCGCGAGATGGTTGCCATCACCACCTCACCCTGA
- a CDS encoding PrsW family intramembrane metalloprotease — protein MTSVSTPISKDAQLAAIEQSGWGTPYKFFQPHNPVFWVYLFAMGAGAVSMVKYFATAIGPYTVAFTSGVVLFALYLVPWLLFLRRQNRYTAQPAGLLATGFLWGGIAATFWIAIWANGSLLTIWSKVLGPVAGNDWGAGLAAPLNEEWGKALGLIVLIGLAPRLVRSAYDGFIIGAFIGLGFQVFEDVLYAYNNALASFGAGQVGSTLFVFAVRSFTGLTSHALFSAIFCAGVMWILGRTPGERNVVRGLLACLFAMGMHFAWDDVAGISGGNTALEFVIPYVILMPLAVAGLFYVRRLAARTEQAWTRDLLGPEVEAGVVDPELLTAVSGRRKDRKHYREQLHSRAKARHLIEATGDLAHAIADARGTDTPRVEHARAELVRLRSTT, from the coding sequence ATGACCAGCGTGAGCACGCCGATTTCCAAGGATGCCCAGCTCGCCGCGATCGAGCAGTCCGGCTGGGGGACCCCGTACAAGTTCTTCCAGCCGCACAACCCGGTGTTCTGGGTATACCTGTTCGCGATGGGCGCGGGCGCGGTGTCGATGGTCAAGTACTTCGCCACCGCCATTGGCCCCTACACCGTCGCTTTCACCAGCGGCGTCGTGCTGTTCGCCCTGTATCTCGTGCCGTGGCTGTTGTTCCTGCGCCGGCAGAACCGCTACACCGCCCAGCCGGCCGGACTGCTGGCCACCGGATTCCTCTGGGGCGGCATCGCGGCCACGTTCTGGATCGCGATCTGGGCCAACGGGTCGCTGCTGACCATCTGGTCGAAGGTCCTTGGCCCCGTGGCGGGCAACGACTGGGGCGCCGGGCTCGCCGCGCCGCTCAACGAGGAATGGGGCAAAGCCCTCGGTCTGATCGTGCTGATCGGACTCGCCCCGCGGCTGGTCCGCAGCGCCTACGACGGGTTCATCATCGGCGCGTTCATCGGCCTGGGCTTCCAGGTCTTCGAGGACGTGCTCTACGCCTACAACAACGCGCTCGCCTCGTTCGGCGCCGGCCAGGTGGGATCGACGCTGTTCGTCTTCGCGGTCCGCAGCTTCACCGGCCTCACCTCGCACGCGTTGTTCAGCGCGATCTTCTGCGCCGGCGTGATGTGGATCCTGGGGCGCACCCCGGGTGAGCGCAACGTCGTGCGGGGCCTGCTCGCGTGCTTGTTCGCGATGGGCATGCACTTCGCGTGGGACGACGTCGCCGGGATCAGCGGCGGCAACACGGCCCTGGAGTTCGTGATCCCCTACGTCATCCTGATGCCGCTGGCGGTAGCCGGGCTGTTCTACGTCCGGCGGCTCGCGGCCAGGACCGAACAGGCCTGGACCCGGGACCTGCTCGGCCCCGAGGTCGAGGCAGGCGTCGTGGACCCCGAGTTGCTCACCGCGGTCAGCGGTCGGCGCAAGGACCGGAAGCACTACCGCGAACAGCTGCACAGCCGCGCGAAGGCCCGGCACCTGATCGAGGCCACCGGCGACCTCGCCCACGCGATCGCCGACGCCCGCGGCACCGACACTCCTCGCGTCGAGCACGCCCGCGCCGAGCTCGTACGCCTGCGCAGCACCACCTGA
- a CDS encoding polysaccharide deacetylase family protein, whose protein sequence is MSRRARPSRELRIPVARARRPLHRMVGALLAVLLAAACTPGEQDDPRFRLAAPPDCATNAYCGQGLADVYGVDVSGALVPKDRLADSVAALRDGEVDAAVVFSSSPYAHDQKLVVLEDDRGMNAVQNIVPVFRTSLLEVFGASLRTELNTLSGLITPAALRSLDQAMTDGDNPEDAAQAWLARTAPAPRDVTAVDGPALKIGTVDFLESRVLGRVLAGYLSDRGYRVEVHDLDGQRDVLVDALANGDVDLAPEYVGALLEYLNGGAKEASTALEPTVRRLTEYLRLIGVSPAAAAPATSQNVFVTTEEIAERRGLRALSDLADKGLPRTGGAPRGAPGGEPELAVQVRAVDAQLRLGSTGPEVRDLQVALRGLGYPLQAGGTYDDDTREAVREFQSTHGLRPDGVVGPSTQQALRDPDGTETDPQPVQPGDDGTDDPPGSTSSGRKVFYLTFDDGPSATYTKQILDLLDQYQAKATFFEIGENVAAHPELTREIANRGHAVGNHTWDHPDMRTLSASSLNAEITRTSDALRDALGHDVRCLRPPYGAVNATVRAAIAEHGMRTQLWDIDPQDWSRPGVDAIVRNVLENAHPGAVSLMHDGGGNRTQTVQALGTVLRTLTDRGYTFESLPSCR, encoded by the coding sequence ATGAGCCGTCGCGCGCGTCCGAGCCGCGAATTACGCATCCCCGTGGCCCGGGCCAGACGCCCGCTGCACCGGATGGTCGGTGCCCTCCTCGCCGTGCTGCTCGCCGCGGCATGCACCCCCGGCGAACAGGACGACCCGCGTTTCCGCCTGGCCGCGCCGCCGGACTGCGCGACGAACGCCTACTGCGGACAGGGCCTGGCCGACGTCTACGGCGTCGACGTCAGCGGGGCGCTGGTGCCGAAGGATCGGCTCGCCGATTCGGTCGCCGCGCTCCGCGACGGCGAGGTCGATGCCGCCGTGGTGTTCTCGAGCAGCCCCTACGCCCACGATCAGAAGCTGGTCGTGCTCGAGGACGACCGGGGCATGAACGCGGTCCAGAACATCGTGCCGGTCTTCCGTACCAGCCTGCTGGAGGTGTTCGGCGCCTCGCTGCGCACGGAGTTGAACACGCTGAGCGGGCTGATTACCCCCGCGGCCCTGCGGTCGCTGGACCAGGCGATGACCGACGGAGACAACCCGGAAGACGCCGCGCAGGCGTGGCTCGCCCGTACCGCGCCGGCTCCGCGTGACGTCACCGCCGTCGACGGACCCGCACTGAAGATCGGGACGGTCGACTTCCTCGAGAGCCGCGTTCTCGGCCGCGTGCTGGCCGGTTACCTGTCCGATCGCGGGTACCGCGTCGAGGTCCACGACCTGGACGGCCAGCGTGACGTCCTGGTGGACGCCCTCGCCAACGGCGACGTGGACCTGGCCCCGGAGTACGTGGGCGCACTGCTGGAGTACCTCAACGGAGGTGCCAAGGAAGCGTCCACGGCCCTGGAACCCACCGTCCGTCGGCTCACCGAGTACCTGCGCCTGATCGGCGTCAGCCCCGCCGCCGCGGCGCCCGCCACCAGTCAGAACGTTTTCGTCACCACCGAAGAGATCGCCGAGCGCCGCGGGTTACGCGCCCTGAGCGACCTCGCCGACAAAGGCCTTCCCCGTACTGGCGGGGCACCGCGCGGCGCGCCGGGCGGCGAGCCCGAGCTGGCCGTTCAGGTTCGCGCCGTCGACGCCCAGCTGCGGCTCGGTAGCACCGGCCCCGAGGTACGTGACCTCCAGGTGGCACTCCGCGGACTCGGCTACCCGCTGCAGGCGGGCGGTACTTACGACGACGACACCCGCGAGGCGGTGCGGGAGTTTCAGTCCACCCACGGCTTGCGTCCCGACGGGGTGGTGGGGCCGAGCACGCAGCAGGCGCTCCGCGATCCGGATGGAACCGAGACGGACCCGCAGCCGGTGCAGCCCGGCGACGACGGCACCGACGACCCGCCGGGCTCTACGAGCTCCGGCCGCAAAGTCTTTTACCTCACCTTCGACGATGGACCGTCTGCGACGTACACGAAGCAGATCCTCGACCTGCTCGACCAATACCAGGCGAAAGCGACGTTCTTCGAGATCGGTGAGAACGTGGCGGCGCACCCCGAACTGACGCGGGAGATCGCGAACCGGGGGCACGCCGTCGGCAACCACACCTGGGACCACCCGGACATGCGCACGCTCAGCGCCAGCAGCCTCAACGCCGAGATCACGCGTACCTCGGACGCTCTGCGCGACGCCCTCGGCCATGACGTCCGCTGCCTGCGGCCGCCCTACGGCGCGGTGAACGCGACGGTCCGCGCCGCCATCGCCGAGCACGGCATGCGAACCCAGCTGTGGGACATCGATCCGCAGGACTGGAGCCGCCCCGGTGTGGACGCGATCGTCCGGAACGTGCTCGAGAACGCTCACCCGGGCGCGGTGTCGCTGATGCACGACGGTGGCGGTAATCGCACACAGACGGTGCAGGCGCTCGGCACCGTCCTTCGCACCCTCACCGACCGTGGTTACACCTTCGAAAGTCTGCCCTCCTGCCGCTGA
- a CDS encoding CPBP family intramembrane glutamic endopeptidase, translating into MGGIAFRRLGDITGDEGTQTISGVVYNFILPLGLAAIFVYGLVAYLGWWKPVMRDDRPVQRGMIVVPIVLLVGILLAIDYGALAEKGLGFTLLLLLATQLVGWGEEGMFRGIGITVLRKRGLTEGRVALWSSLIFGAVHLSNAVGQGLQAVPQAVVVAFAGYFFYLVRRRTGSNAVNSVLHGLFDFSLLTATALDDTPYLGMTAGILVYLVLAVFLLARRRHIEPKPIAAA; encoded by the coding sequence GTGGGTGGCATCGCGTTCCGACGCCTCGGAGATATCACCGGCGACGAAGGCACGCAAACCATCTCTGGCGTCGTCTACAACTTCATCCTGCCGCTCGGGCTAGCGGCGATCTTCGTCTACGGCCTTGTCGCCTATCTGGGCTGGTGGAAGCCGGTCATGCGCGACGACCGGCCGGTGCAACGCGGAATGATCGTGGTGCCCATCGTCCTTCTCGTCGGCATCCTGCTGGCGATCGACTACGGCGCACTCGCCGAGAAGGGACTGGGCTTCACGCTGCTCCTGCTCCTGGCCACCCAACTGGTCGGCTGGGGCGAGGAAGGCATGTTCCGAGGCATCGGCATCACCGTTCTCCGGAAGCGAGGCCTGACCGAAGGCCGGGTAGCGCTCTGGTCCAGCCTCATCTTCGGTGCGGTACACCTGTCCAACGCCGTCGGACAGGGACTGCAGGCGGTGCCGCAGGCCGTTGTGGTCGCCTTCGCCGGGTACTTCTTCTATCTCGTCCGGCGACGCACCGGCAGCAACGCGGTCAACTCGGTACTGCACGGACTCTTTGACTTCTCGCTGCTCACGGCCACCGCGCTGGACGACACCCCCTACCTGGGCATGACGGCCGGCATTCTCGTCTATCTCGTGCTCGCCGTTTTCCTTCTGGCCCGCAGGCGACACATCGAGCCGAAGCCGATCGCCGCAGCATGA
- a CDS encoding MarR family winged helix-turn-helix transcriptional regulator, translating into MNPPDATQEAAVGSSPGGGLTVSTGPLSFAVFALARTHRGLAGAMLRELNLHPGQELLLMQLLDRDGQTQSELLASVGLDHSTVSKSLRRMQDAGLLRREPAAHDRRVLLVHLTDKGRALREPLQQMWTRLEERSTRALTPEQIDTFVALARVIEQSLR; encoded by the coding sequence TTGAACCCACCTGACGCCACGCAGGAGGCCGCCGTCGGCAGCTCGCCCGGCGGCGGCCTGACCGTCAGCACCGGGCCGCTGAGCTTCGCCGTCTTCGCTCTCGCCCGCACCCATCGCGGCCTCGCCGGAGCGATGTTGCGTGAGCTGAACCTGCATCCCGGCCAGGAGCTGCTGCTCATGCAGCTCCTGGACCGCGACGGACAGACCCAATCGGAGCTGCTCGCCAGCGTCGGCCTCGATCACTCCACCGTGTCGAAATCACTGCGGCGCATGCAGGACGCCGGCTTGCTCCGCCGCGAGCCCGCCGCCCACGATCGCCGGGTGCTGCTGGTCCACCTCACCGACAAGGGCCGGGCGCTGCGCGAACCCTTGCAGCAGATGTGGACCCGCCTCGAAGAGCGCTCCACCCGGGCGCTCACACCTGAGCAGATCGACACGTTCGTCGCCCTCGCACGCGTTATCGAACAGTCCCTCCGTTGA
- a CDS encoding alkene reductase: MTTPLWTPAVAGDVKLEHRLVMAPMTRSRATPDGVPTALTAAYYAQRASLGLLISEGTQPSADGQGYLLTPGMHTDEQVAGWRRVTDAVHAAGGRLFVQLMHVGRISHPDNTPHGRQPVAPSAVAPAGTMFTATGPRSMPVPRSLTVPEIEATQDDFRRAAAAAIDAGADGVEIHAANGYLIHQFLSDNANQRTDEYGGSAQRRIRFAVEVAQAVAAEIGAARTGIRIAPGNPFNDIIESNPRDVYGPLLSALAPLDLAYLHLVHPGDEDLARTLRAAWPGTLIVNRGGADLQTRVADIEAGLADLVSVGAMALANPDLPERLRAGATLNTPDRATFYGGDHRGYTDYPRMQEAS, translated from the coding sequence ATGACCACCCCACTGTGGACGCCGGCAGTTGCCGGTGATGTGAAGCTGGAGCACCGCCTGGTGATGGCGCCGATGACCCGTTCGCGAGCCACGCCCGACGGCGTCCCGACGGCGCTGACCGCTGCCTACTACGCGCAGCGCGCCTCGCTCGGCCTGCTCATCTCTGAAGGCACCCAGCCGTCGGCTGACGGACAGGGCTACCTGCTCACGCCTGGGATGCACACCGACGAACAGGTGGCCGGCTGGCGCCGGGTCACCGACGCGGTGCACGCAGCCGGCGGGCGGCTGTTCGTCCAACTCATGCACGTCGGCCGGATCTCGCACCCGGACAACACCCCGCACGGGCGCCAGCCCGTGGCGCCGTCGGCGGTAGCGCCGGCGGGCACGATGTTCACCGCGACCGGTCCACGATCGATGCCGGTCCCTCGGTCACTGACCGTGCCGGAGATCGAGGCGACCCAGGACGATTTCCGTCGCGCAGCCGCCGCCGCGATCGACGCCGGAGCCGACGGCGTGGAGATCCACGCGGCCAACGGCTACCTCATCCACCAGTTCCTGTCCGACAACGCGAACCAGCGCACCGACGAGTACGGCGGCTCGGCGCAGAGGCGGATCCGCTTCGCGGTCGAGGTGGCCCAGGCCGTCGCGGCCGAAATCGGCGCCGCACGCACCGGCATCCGGATTGCCCCTGGCAACCCGTTCAACGACATCATCGAGAGCAACCCTCGCGACGTCTATGGACCCCTGCTGTCCGCTCTTGCTCCCTTGGACCTGGCCTACCTGCACCTGGTGCATCCGGGCGACGAGGACCTGGCTCGCACGCTGCGCGCCGCGTGGCCGGGAACCCTGATCGTCAACCGCGGCGGGGCCGACCTCCAGACACGCGTAGCCGACATCGAGGCCGGCCTGGCAGATCTTGTCTCGGTCGGCGCGATGGCCCTGGCCAACCCCGACCTGCCCGAACGGCTCCGCGCCGGAGCCACGCTCAATACCCCTGACCGCGCTACCTTCTACGGCGGCGACCACCGCGGCTACACGGACTACCCACGTATGCAGGAGGCTTCTTGA